One genomic region from Reichenbachiella ulvae encodes:
- a CDS encoding DNA polymerase III subunit encodes MRFADIPGLDSAKKQLIQAIRNNHVAHAQLFYGQHGSANLALALAYSAYINCKNPSETDSCGECSNCSKIDKLVHPDLQFVYPVSPTKNITGKNAVSSSYLRDWRTYLENNKYGSLENWSTHYGAENKNANISKEESRNIIKSLSLKAFEAEYKVLIIWLPEYMHVSAANGILKILEEPPEKTLFLLVTCDYEKLLTTILSRCQLFKVPGFSDDEITRYLVESKGLEEGNARKIAMLAEGSIKRAIENIDSAEDDSHALFRDWMRQCWTKDYTAITSSTDQFFKMNKTAQKLFLQYAINMIRHALLTAYMPEETKKLNPDEQGFVTNFGKALSQDKLERISKELNQASYHLDRNANVKILFMDLSLTIGRIMTAK; translated from the coding sequence ATGAGATTTGCGGACATACCAGGACTCGACAGTGCCAAAAAACAGCTGATCCAAGCCATCAGAAACAATCATGTGGCGCATGCCCAGCTATTCTATGGTCAGCATGGATCAGCCAACCTTGCCCTGGCATTGGCCTATTCGGCCTACATCAACTGCAAGAACCCCTCTGAAACGGATTCTTGTGGCGAATGCAGCAACTGTAGCAAGATCGACAAGTTGGTGCATCCTGATTTGCAATTTGTCTATCCCGTAAGCCCAACCAAAAACATCACAGGAAAAAATGCCGTCAGCTCCAGCTACCTTAGAGACTGGCGCACTTACCTCGAAAACAACAAATACGGCTCTCTCGAAAACTGGAGCACCCACTACGGAGCAGAAAACAAAAATGCCAACATCTCCAAAGAGGAAAGCCGAAATATCATCAAATCACTCTCTCTCAAAGCATTCGAGGCAGAGTACAAAGTCCTGATCATTTGGCTACCAGAGTACATGCACGTCTCTGCGGCCAACGGTATCCTCAAAATCCTCGAGGAACCACCAGAAAAAACGCTTTTCCTGCTGGTGACCTGCGATTATGAGAAACTATTGACCACCATCCTATCCAGATGTCAGCTATTCAAAGTACCCGGTTTTAGCGACGATGAAATCACGCGCTATCTGGTAGAGAGCAAAGGATTAGAAGAAGGAAACGCTCGTAAAATCGCCATGCTGGCAGAAGGTAGCATCAAGCGAGCCATCGAAAACATAGACAGTGCAGAGGACGATTCGCATGCGCTGTTTCGGGATTGGATGAGACAATGCTGGACCAAAGACTATACGGCCATCACCAGCTCGACCGATCAATTTTTCAAAATGAATAAAACGGCTCAGAAGCTATTTCTGCAGTATGCCATCAACATGATCCGACATGCGCTGTTGACGGCCTACATGCCAGAAGAAACCAAAAAACTGAATCCCGACGAACAGGGCTTTGTGACTAATTTTGGGAAGGCGCTGAGTCAAGACAAGCTCGAAAGAATCAGTAAAGAGCTCAATCAGGCATCCTATCATCTCGATAGAAATGCCAATGTAAAAATATTGTTCATGGACCTATCGCTAACGATAGGTAGAATCATGACAGCAAAATAA
- a CDS encoding GlmU family protein: MNIALVDLPDQRSRLFPLTLTRPISDLKIGILSIREKWEKRLGQSLSFVTDDSLKALFPPIAESYDLIINAALCPDESLIHAIQNLRMDQSLYQNDLFIAAKGGFSYSQTPDISEEKVSYEDPLTHINRAWDMFLNNSEEIKKDFDLLTEGKTSAKIEDPHTIVYGAENVFLEEGVKIKAAILNAEKGPIYLAKDAEIQEGATIRGPFYLGEGSRINMNAKIREGSTIGPGCKIGGEISNSILYGNSNKAHDGFLGNSVLGEWCNLGADTNNSNLKNNYSNVEMWDELSQDYLDTGLQFCGLVMGDHSKAAINTMFNTGTTVGVCANVYGAGFPKKRIPSFTWGGVRSMLVYDFDKAMETVEIVMDRKNRSFTDEDRKLLKHIYETNSKAS, translated from the coding sequence ATGAACATAGCATTGGTCGACCTGCCGGATCAGCGGTCCAGATTATTCCCTCTTACGCTTACCAGACCTATATCCGACCTCAAAATCGGCATTCTCAGCATTCGTGAAAAATGGGAGAAGCGATTGGGTCAAAGTTTGTCCTTCGTGACTGACGACAGCCTCAAAGCACTTTTCCCTCCTATTGCGGAAAGCTATGACCTGATCATCAATGCAGCCCTATGCCCCGACGAAAGCCTGATACACGCCATTCAAAACTTAAGAATGGACCAGTCGCTTTATCAAAACGACCTATTCATAGCAGCGAAAGGAGGCTTCAGCTATAGTCAAACGCCTGATATATCCGAGGAGAAAGTGAGCTATGAAGACCCCTTGACCCACATCAACCGAGCCTGGGATATGTTCCTCAACAATTCGGAGGAAATCAAAAAGGACTTTGATCTACTGACTGAGGGGAAGACCAGCGCCAAAATAGAGGACCCACACACGATCGTCTATGGAGCAGAAAATGTCTTTTTGGAAGAAGGGGTGAAAATCAAGGCAGCCATCCTCAATGCAGAGAAAGGTCCGATCTATCTGGCCAAAGACGCAGAGATCCAGGAAGGTGCTACCATCCGGGGACCCTTTTACCTCGGTGAGGGCTCTCGCATCAACATGAACGCCAAGATCAGAGAAGGAAGTACCATCGGACCAGGTTGTAAAATCGGAGGTGAAATTTCTAACTCCATCCTCTACGGCAACTCAAATAAGGCACATGATGGCTTCCTGGGCAACTCTGTACTCGGAGAATGGTGCAACCTCGGCGCTGATACCAATAACTCCAACCTGAAAAACAACTACTCCAATGTGGAGATGTGGGACGAACTGAGCCAGGACTACCTAGATACAGGACTGCAATTCTGTGGACTAGTGATGGGAGATCATTCCAAAGCAGCCATCAACACCATGTTTAATACGGGGACCACCGTAGGCGTATGCGCCAATGTATATGGAGCGGGTTTTCCAAAGAAGCGCATCCCCTCTTTCACCTGGGGTGGTGTGCGATCCATGTTGGTCTATGACTTTGACAAAGCCATGGAGACAGTAGAGATCGTGATGGATCGTAAGAACAGAAGTTTTACCGACGAGGATCGAAAATTATTGAAACACATTTACGAAACGAATAGCAAGGCCTCATGA
- a CDS encoding MarR family winged helix-turn-helix transcriptional regulator, with translation MKIEQEIIASIRKIIRAVDIYSNRLKEQIGLNSSQLTCLNYLSQYGPRSISELGKMLNLSPSMLTNIIDQLESRLLVERVRSDKDRRIIKIEMTNMGEEILNNSPMFLHKKLENNLSDLSEDKRKQILDSLSLLITAIEAEDVDSSPILATGENIVGEPEITINKEGEFKPKH, from the coding sequence GTGAAAATAGAACAAGAAATTATCGCGAGTATTAGAAAAATCATACGAGCCGTAGACATCTACTCGAATCGATTGAAAGAGCAAATTGGTCTCAACTCTTCGCAGCTTACTTGTCTCAATTATCTGAGTCAGTATGGACCAAGATCGATTTCAGAATTGGGTAAGATGCTTAATCTGTCTCCCAGTATGTTGACCAATATCATTGATCAATTGGAGTCTAGATTATTAGTAGAGCGTGTGAGATCTGATAAGGATCGCAGGATCATCAAAATAGAGATGACCAACATGGGTGAAGAGATATTGAATAACTCTCCTATGTTCTTGCACAAGAAGTTGGAAAACAATTTGTCTGATCTTTCGGAAGACAAGAGAAAACAAATTTTGGATTCGCTGAGCCTACTCATCACTGCCATAGAAGCAGAAGATGTTGACTCAAGTCCAATCTTGGCAACTGGAGAAAATATAGTTGGAGAACCAGAAATAACAATAAACAAAGAGGGTGAATTCAAGCCCAAGCATTAA
- the ectB gene encoding diaminobutyrate--2-oxoglutarate transaminase has product MEQVRKHESNVRGYSRSFPVTFTSANGAVIHDTDHKQYIDFLAGAGALNYGHNNPFFKMKLMDYIDKNGVTHGLDLSTEAKEHFIQIFNKYILEPRELKYKMQFTGPTGTNTVEAAIKLAQIVTGRTNIITFTNGYHGHSKGALRLTANAHYRKGLENELNQFTTFIPYFGFLDGDFDSADYLDKILSDSGSGTDIPAAIILETIQGEGGVNVAPKEWLQKLRKITEKHDILMIVDDIQVGCGRTGNFFSFEDAGIYPDMVTLSKSLSGYGLPMSLLLIKPEIDDWKPGQHTGTFRGNNLAFVTAAEAIIKYWKDDEFTQEIKGKSAKLLRILNQIGEDHKDIIKDVRGKGLIAAVECTDAETASSITAEAFSNGLIIETCGSDGNIIKFLPPLNIHENYLNEGIKIFEKAIETIKQAELA; this is encoded by the coding sequence ATGGAACAGGTTAGAAAACACGAATCGAATGTAAGAGGGTATAGTAGAAGTTTCCCCGTAACATTCACAAGCGCAAACGGAGCAGTGATCCACGATACGGACCACAAACAATACATCGACTTTCTGGCGGGAGCCGGAGCATTGAACTATGGGCACAACAACCCATTCTTCAAAATGAAGTTGATGGACTACATCGATAAAAATGGAGTAACGCACGGATTGGACTTATCAACAGAGGCCAAAGAGCATTTCATCCAGATTTTTAATAAATACATCCTGGAGCCACGTGAATTGAAATACAAGATGCAATTCACAGGACCTACAGGTACCAATACAGTAGAAGCAGCCATCAAACTGGCACAGATCGTAACCGGTCGTACCAACATCATCACTTTTACCAATGGCTACCATGGTCACAGTAAAGGTGCCTTGAGATTGACTGCCAACGCTCACTATAGAAAAGGACTAGAGAATGAATTGAATCAGTTTACGACTTTCATTCCTTATTTCGGTTTCTTGGATGGCGATTTTGATTCAGCAGATTATCTGGACAAAATCTTGAGTGACTCTGGTAGTGGTACCGACATACCAGCAGCGATCATTCTGGAAACGATCCAGGGTGAAGGCGGTGTGAACGTAGCACCTAAAGAGTGGCTTCAGAAATTGAGAAAAATTACTGAAAAGCACGACATCTTGATGATCGTAGACGATATCCAGGTAGGATGTGGACGTACGGGTAATTTCTTCAGTTTCGAAGATGCTGGTATATACCCAGACATGGTTACCCTATCTAAATCACTTAGTGGATATGGACTGCCTATGTCGTTGCTATTGATCAAACCAGAAATCGATGACTGGAAGCCAGGTCAGCACACAGGTACTTTTAGAGGTAACAACCTTGCCTTTGTGACGGCTGCAGAAGCCATCATCAAATACTGGAAAGACGATGAATTCACACAGGAGATCAAAGGCAAATCAGCCAAACTTCTTAGAATTTTGAATCAAATCGGCGAGGATCACAAAGACATCATCAAAGATGTACGAGGAAAAGGATTGATCGCAGCTGTAGAATGTACAGATGCAGAAACCGCCAGCAGCATTACAGCCGAAGCATTCAGCAATGGACTGATCATCGAAACATGTGGATCTGATGGTAATATCATCAAGTTCCTCCCTCCATTGAACATTCATGAGAATTACCTCAATGAAGGAATCAAAATATTCGAAAAAGCAATTGAAACAATAAAACAAGCAGAATTAGCATGA
- a CDS encoding MarC family protein, with product MFNDVFYDSLGLMLFMLNPFLLIVYLIDLIEELDAKTFAKMLIRAGLISGACYITFAILGNEIFDTVFKADFASFQIFGGIIFLITGIKYVFDGNKAIKKLRGEPEYVQGGIVMPIMVGPGTISASIVVGQRLDYIPAVIIILISLVICITTVIILKNIYTRAKTRNESLVLKYIDILGRVAALLIGTFSIEMIMNGVKTWVGKF from the coding sequence ATGTTCAACGACGTTTTTTACGACTCGTTAGGGCTGATGCTCTTCATGCTGAATCCCTTTTTACTCATCGTCTATCTTATAGACTTGATTGAAGAATTAGACGCCAAGACCTTCGCCAAAATGTTGATCCGTGCAGGATTGATCAGCGGAGCTTGTTACATCACATTTGCCATACTAGGCAATGAAATTTTCGACACGGTATTCAAGGCAGATTTTGCTTCTTTTCAGATCTTCGGTGGTATTATTTTCCTGATCACAGGTATCAAATATGTCTTTGATGGAAACAAAGCGATCAAAAAATTGAGAGGAGAACCAGAATACGTACAGGGTGGGATCGTCATGCCCATCATGGTAGGACCTGGTACGATCAGTGCCAGTATCGTGGTAGGACAACGTCTGGATTACATTCCAGCTGTTATCATCATATTGATCTCGCTGGTCATCTGCATCACTACAGTGATTATTCTGAAAAACATTTACACCCGAGCGAAAACCCGAAACGAATCTTTGGTGCTGAAATACATCGATATACTCGGTCGTGTGGCAGCTCTATTGATCGGAACATTCTCGATCGAAATGATCATGAATGGGGTCAAAACCTGGGTAGGAAAATTCTAA
- the ectA gene encoding diaminobutyrate acetyltransferase, which translates to MNLNIQKPQLTDGKEIWKLIKRTGNLDLNSEYCYFMLSDLFKDYCAIVTSPDQTDILGYVSCIPRQDDSQTLFVWQVCTDPRIQKRGMAKKLINFVIEQQSEKVEFIEATISDDNQGSIALFTSLAKSYGAEMKKENYIEASDFNDSHESEYIYKIGKLNY; encoded by the coding sequence ATGAATCTAAATATTCAAAAGCCGCAGTTAACTGACGGGAAAGAAATTTGGAAGCTAATTAAACGTACTGGAAATCTAGACCTTAATTCTGAGTACTGCTACTTCATGCTCTCAGATCTGTTCAAAGATTACTGTGCCATTGTCACCTCGCCGGACCAGACCGATATCCTCGGATATGTGTCCTGCATCCCGAGGCAAGACGACAGTCAGACCTTATTTGTCTGGCAAGTATGCACGGATCCACGAATTCAGAAAAGAGGGATGGCTAAGAAGCTCATCAATTTTGTGATCGAGCAGCAATCAGAAAAAGTAGAATTCATTGAAGCCACGATATCAGATGATAATCAAGGCTCCATTGCACTCTTTACCTCTCTGGCCAAAAGTTATGGCGCAGAGATGAAAAAAGAGAACTACATCGAGGCATCGGATTTCAACGACAGTCACGAGTCAGAATACATTTATAAAATCGGAAAATTGAACTATTAA
- a CDS encoding type B 50S ribosomal protein L31, protein MKKDIHPEYRDVVFFDTSSDFKFLTKSTMGSSETIKWEDGNEYPVIKIEVSSASHPFYTGKKLFVDTAGRVEKFNKRYKKK, encoded by the coding sequence ATGAAAAAAGATATTCACCCAGAGTACAGAGATGTAGTGTTCTTCGATACATCTAGCGACTTCAAATTTTTGACTAAGTCTACTATGGGCTCTAGCGAAACGATCAAGTGGGAAGACGGTAACGAATACCCAGTGATCAAAATAGAAGTAAGTTCTGCTTCTCACCCATTCTACACAGGTAAGAAACTATTTGTGGATACTGCTGGTAGAGTTGAGAAGTTCAACAAAAGATACAAAAAGAAGTAA
- the thpD gene encoding ectoine hydroxylase, translating into MVIEDLYPSRTDSTARWIDRHDPVVYAKKGAPTTALTQQQIESFEKKGFLIIKNVFSAEEIEDYNEEFQRLADDPILGVKEEFIQEPESRIVRSIFAAHTFSRKYQALTEDPRIRKKVEYLLDEEVYIHQARINAKPGFSGKEFYWHSDFETWHVEDGMPRMRAISCLITMTENKSYNGSLMLMPGSHKKYVSCIGKTPENHYKNSLRRQKYGVPDEESLEALYEECGIEVAECPPGSVILFDCNTMHGSSSNISPMPRRNIFFVFNAKSNRLEAPFGGTSPRPDFIAHR; encoded by the coding sequence ATGGTAATTGAAGACTTGTATCCATCAAGAACGGACTCGACAGCCCGATGGATCGATCGACATGATCCTGTGGTCTATGCAAAAAAGGGGGCGCCGACAACCGCCCTGACCCAACAGCAAATCGAGAGCTTCGAGAAAAAAGGATTTTTAATCATCAAGAATGTTTTCTCAGCAGAGGAAATAGAAGATTACAACGAGGAATTTCAACGCTTAGCTGATGATCCTATTCTGGGAGTCAAAGAGGAATTCATTCAGGAGCCCGAAAGCAGAATCGTAAGATCCATTTTTGCAGCCCATACATTTAGCCGCAAATATCAAGCCCTCACTGAAGATCCTAGAATCCGAAAAAAGGTAGAATATCTTTTGGATGAGGAGGTGTACATTCATCAGGCCCGGATCAATGCTAAGCCTGGCTTTAGTGGAAAGGAATTCTATTGGCACTCGGATTTTGAAACCTGGCATGTGGAGGATGGTATGCCGCGAATGAGAGCCATAAGCTGCCTGATCACCATGACAGAAAACAAAAGTTACAATGGTTCGCTGATGCTGATGCCGGGTTCGCACAAAAAATATGTGTCCTGCATCGGAAAGACGCCTGAGAACCACTACAAAAACTCCTTGCGCAGACAGAAGTACGGTGTTCCGGATGAAGAAAGCCTGGAAGCCCTCTACGAGGAATGTGGAATCGAAGTAGCGGAATGTCCACCGGGATCAGTCATCCTTTTCGATTGCAACACCATGCATGGATCAAGCAGTAATATTTCACCCATGCCGAGAAGAAATATCTTCTTTGTTTTCAATGCGAAATCCAATAGACTGGAAGCCCCTTTTGGTGGAACAAGTCCACGACCGGATTTTATTGCGCATCGGTAA
- the hemC gene encoding hydroxymethylbilane synthase, producing the protein MKIRIGTRGSKLALWQAYFVQDRLKELGVDSEIVKIETKGDKILNVTISKIGSKGVFTEEIEEKLKNGEIDIAVHSAKDMPSTLPEGFELIAFSEREKEHDVLVSHKSIDLNQKDLVLGTSSTRRIACLHKHFPHVKTVPVRGNLQTRIQKMKDGACDALWLAYAGVHRMEFDHMVVHEFDLEEFVPAVGQGSVAIEVYTGISEEKKELIRKAVNDDTTETILLAERAFLKVMNGGCSIPVYGRATIEGNTLSLTGGIISLDGKREVAKTCNTTLDGGLKAGETLAHYILENGGKEILEEIRKEQAE; encoded by the coding sequence ATGAAAATCAGAATAGGGACAAGAGGAAGCAAACTGGCACTTTGGCAAGCCTACTTCGTGCAGGACAGGCTCAAAGAACTGGGCGTAGATAGTGAAATCGTAAAGATCGAAACAAAAGGAGACAAGATTCTGAATGTCACCATTTCAAAAATCGGTAGCAAAGGGGTCTTCACTGAAGAAATCGAAGAAAAGCTGAAAAACGGAGAAATCGACATAGCCGTTCACAGCGCCAAAGACATGCCCTCCACTCTGCCAGAAGGGTTCGAGCTGATCGCATTTTCTGAAAGGGAAAAAGAGCACGACGTACTGGTCAGTCACAAGTCCATCGACCTCAATCAAAAAGACCTGGTCTTAGGGACATCCTCAACGCGCAGAATCGCCTGCCTGCACAAGCATTTCCCTCATGTAAAGACCGTACCTGTACGTGGCAACCTACAGACGCGCATTCAGAAAATGAAAGATGGAGCTTGCGATGCGCTTTGGCTCGCCTATGCAGGTGTGCATCGCATGGAGTTTGATCATATGGTGGTGCATGAGTTTGATCTCGAAGAATTCGTGCCAGCCGTGGGACAAGGGTCGGTAGCCATAGAAGTGTATACGGGCATCTCCGAAGAAAAGAAAGAGCTGATCCGCAAGGCAGTGAATGACGACACCACCGAAACGATACTACTGGCCGAACGTGCCTTCCTCAAAGTCATGAATGGAGGCTGTAGCATACCCGTCTACGGCCGAGCAACCATAGAGGGCAACACCCTGAGCCTGACTGGCGGTATCATCAGCCTGGATGGAAAAAGAGAAGTAGCCAAAACCTGCAATACCACCCTGGATGGAGGACTGAAGGCAGGCGAAACACTGGCTCATTACATCCTGGAAAATGGTGGAAAGGAAATTTTAGAAGAAATCAGAAAAGAACAAGCAGAATGA
- a CDS encoding YfiT family bacillithiol transferase — protein MSESTMYSLKYPIGEFEKPAQITAEHISQWIEDIERFPIRIKELTHDLSTEQLKWPYRPRGWTIKQVVHHCADSHMNSLMRFKLALTEELPAIRPYFEDRWAELEDSLDDDLSYTQMLLEGLHYRWVKLLKSLTADDLKREFVHPEHGQQFSLAENIGIYAWHCNHHTAHVKQALELKGES, from the coding sequence ATGAGCGAAAGCACAATGTACTCACTCAAATACCCGATAGGGGAATTCGAAAAACCGGCCCAAATCACAGCTGAACATATATCGCAATGGATAGAAGATATCGAGCGATTTCCGATCAGAATCAAGGAACTGACTCATGATCTGTCCACTGAGCAGCTCAAATGGCCCTATCGACCTAGGGGTTGGACCATCAAGCAAGTGGTGCATCACTGCGCGGACAGTCATATGAATAGCCTCATGCGTTTCAAATTGGCTTTGACGGAAGAATTACCGGCCATTCGACCCTACTTCGAAGATCGGTGGGCTGAGTTGGAGGATTCTCTGGACGATGATTTGAGTTATACTCAGATGCTGCTGGAAGGCCTACACTACCGCTGGGTCAAATTACTCAAGAGCCTGACTGCTGATGATTTGAAGCGAGAGTTCGTACACCCGGAGCATGGTCAGCAATTTTCTTTGGCCGAAAACATCGGTATCTACGCCTGGCACTGCAATCACCATACAGCCCATGTCAAGCAGGCATTGGAGTTAAAAGGGGAAAGTTAG
- a CDS encoding LytR/AlgR family response regulator transcription factor: MKIKCIAVDDEPLALEIIESYVEKMECLELVGQFRNAVKAFDFLQSGAEVDLIFLDIQMPQLTGIEFLKSLHHKPKVILTTAYRDYALEGFELEVLDYLLKPISFDRFMKGVSKYKAIMPEEVQLATEEDTFIFFKSDKKNIKIRLKDILYIESIKDYVKILTPEKEVVTHQKISELELKLPESDFIRVHRSFIVNIPKIECYSASEIEMLDHSVPIGRNYKVDVLERLGKIVL; this comes from the coding sequence ATGAAGATCAAATGCATAGCCGTAGATGATGAGCCACTGGCGCTCGAAATAATTGAATCTTATGTAGAAAAGATGGAATGTCTGGAGCTCGTCGGTCAATTTAGAAACGCGGTGAAGGCCTTTGACTTTCTGCAATCTGGTGCGGAAGTGGACCTGATTTTTCTGGATATCCAGATGCCACAGCTCACCGGGATCGAGTTTCTGAAGTCCCTGCATCACAAACCCAAAGTGATATTGACCACCGCCTACCGCGACTATGCGCTGGAGGGATTCGAACTGGAAGTACTGGACTATCTGCTGAAACCCATCTCTTTCGACCGCTTTATGAAGGGGGTGTCCAAGTACAAGGCTATTATGCCAGAGGAAGTACAACTGGCAACCGAGGAGGACACTTTCATCTTCTTCAAGTCAGACAAAAAGAACATCAAGATCCGCCTGAAAGATATACTCTACATCGAGAGCATCAAGGATTATGTGAAGATCCTAACCCCTGAGAAGGAAGTGGTGACCCATCAGAAAATCAGCGAGCTAGAGCTGAAGTTACCAGAAAGCGATTTTATACGCGTACACCGCTCTTTCATTGTCAATATTCCTAAGATCGAATGCTACTCTGCATCGGAGATCGAGATGCTGGATCATAGTGTGCCCATAGGCCGAAACTATAAAGTGGATGTTTTGGAGCGATTGGGTAAAATTGTATTATGA
- a CDS encoding ectoine synthase, which translates to MIVRTLEEVQAAGNEVKSDGWISRRYLLKKDGMGFSFHETIIEEGAKLEMHYKNHLESVYCAKGEGKITSLATGESWEIKPGTMYALNENDHHILEGYTEMTMLCVFNPPVTGQEKHQADGSYALVEDE; encoded by the coding sequence ATGATAGTACGCACGCTAGAAGAAGTCCAGGCGGCAGGCAATGAAGTGAAATCTGACGGTTGGATCAGCAGAAGATACCTGCTGAAAAAAGATGGAATGGGATTTTCGTTTCATGAGACGATCATTGAAGAAGGAGCCAAACTAGAGATGCACTATAAAAACCACCTTGAATCAGTCTACTGTGCCAAGGGAGAAGGTAAAATCACCTCTCTAGCGACGGGTGAGTCCTGGGAAATCAAGCCAGGCACCATGTACGCGCTCAACGAAAACGATCATCACATTCTGGAAGGATATACTGAAATGACCATGCTTTGTGTGTTTAACCCACCCGTAACAGGTCAGGAAAAACACCAGGCAGATGGTAGTTATGCTCTGGTAGAAGACGAATAG
- a CDS encoding peptidylprolyl isomerase, with protein sequence MKKQISLAMAFLAVLVMVSCANDRKDYIVTIHTSFGDMKVLLYDETPLHKANFIELAESGDYDSTIFHRVIKDFMIQGGGIDMKTGENKSERIPAELDKGYLHVKGALAAARQGDRVNPKKASSWCQFYIVDGKKYTPEEIEAYENQLNMGKVIQRPENQEYLKAAQSFQKEGNQVAVDSIIAVVMEQIAAEFEPIQLTDKQKEAYTTKGGAPHLDFEYTVFGQVVEGLDVIDKIAAVKTGRADKPVEDYFLTMEVEKLPKRKITKLYGYEYPEKK encoded by the coding sequence ATGAAAAAACAGATCTCACTAGCTATGGCCTTTTTGGCTGTTTTAGTCATGGTATCCTGTGCCAACGACAGAAAAGACTACATCGTCACCATTCACACCAGCTTTGGCGACATGAAGGTCCTGCTATATGACGAAACGCCCTTACACAAAGCCAACTTCATCGAACTAGCCGAATCTGGCGACTATGACAGTACGATTTTTCATCGCGTGATCAAAGACTTTATGATCCAGGGAGGCGGTATCGACATGAAGACTGGCGAAAACAAAAGCGAACGCATTCCTGCAGAGCTTGACAAGGGATACTTGCACGTAAAAGGCGCCCTGGCTGCCGCCCGTCAGGGAGACCGGGTCAATCCTAAGAAAGCATCGAGCTGGTGCCAATTCTACATCGTGGATGGCAAAAAATATACGCCTGAAGAAATAGAGGCGTACGAGAACCAATTGAACATGGGCAAGGTGATCCAGAGACCTGAAAACCAGGAATACCTAAAGGCAGCTCAAAGCTTCCAGAAAGAAGGCAATCAGGTCGCGGTAGATTCTATCATCGCTGTAGTGATGGAGCAAATCGCTGCTGAGTTTGAGCCGATCCAGCTGACGGATAAGCAAAAAGAAGCTTACACCACTAAGGGAGGAGCCCCACATTTGGATTTTGAATACACCGTGTTTGGTCAAGTAGTAGAAGGTCTGGATGTGATCGACAAAATCGCCGCAGTAAAAACCGGTCGTGCCGACAAACCAGTAGAAGACTACTTTCTGACCATGGAAGTGGAAAAACTACCCAAAAGAAAAATCACCAAGCTCTACGGGTACGAGTATCCAGAGAAGAAGTAA